In Labilithrix sp., a single genomic region encodes these proteins:
- a CDS encoding bile acid:sodium symporter: protein MTRDPFLGMLLGAVALASVLPARGGVAEVLERATAIAVALLFFLHGAKLSREAIKAGIGHVRLHAFVFTLTFVVFPLVGLAVGPIARPLVGPTLYQGFLFLSALPATVQSALVVTAIARGNIAAAVCSASASSILGIFLTPLLVRLLIADAVHGPGGKTTLTSVRDIALQLLLPFVIGHLSRPLWLRQIERLRGVIKWVDQSVIVLIAYVAFSDAVNKDLWHLVPPASFAGIFVVSALILAIMLVVSQRGARLLGFDRADEITIVFGGSKKSLTSGIAMANVIFAGQPIGIIVLPLLVFHQFQLMVCTVLARRWAKRADP from the coding sequence ATGACAAGAGACCCTTTCCTCGGGATGCTCCTCGGGGCGGTCGCATTGGCGTCGGTGCTGCCGGCGCGCGGCGGCGTCGCGGAGGTGCTCGAGCGCGCGACCGCGATCGCCGTCGCGCTGCTGTTCTTCCTTCACGGCGCGAAGCTGTCGCGCGAGGCGATCAAGGCCGGCATCGGACACGTCCGCCTCCACGCGTTCGTGTTCACGCTCACGTTCGTGGTCTTCCCGCTCGTGGGGCTCGCGGTCGGGCCGATCGCGCGGCCGCTCGTCGGCCCGACCCTCTACCAAGGCTTCCTCTTCCTCTCCGCCCTCCCCGCCACCGTGCAGTCCGCGCTCGTCGTCACCGCGATCGCGCGCGGCAACATCGCGGCGGCGGTGTGCTCCGCCTCCGCCTCGAGCATCCTCGGCATCTTCCTCACCCCGCTCCTCGTCCGCCTCCTCATCGCCGACGCCGTGCACGGTCCCGGCGGGAAGACGACGCTCACCTCCGTGCGCGACATCGCGCTCCAGCTCTTGCTCCCGTTCGTGATCGGCCACCTCTCACGGCCGCTCTGGCTCCGCCAGATCGAGCGCCTCCGCGGCGTCATCAAGTGGGTCGATCAGAGCGTCATCGTCCTCATCGCGTACGTCGCCTTCAGCGACGCCGTGAACAAGGACCTCTGGCACCTCGTCCCGCCCGCGTCGTTCGCCGGCATCTTCGTCGTGAGCGCGCTCATCCTCGCGATCATGCTCGTCGTCTCCCAGCGCGGCGCGCGCCTCCTCGGCTTCGACCGCGCCGACGAGATCACGATCGTCTTCGGCGGATCGAAGAAGAGCCTCACGAGCGGCATCGCGATGGCGAACGTCATCTTCGCCGGCCAGCCGATCGGCATCATCGTCCTGCCGCTGCTCGTCTTCCACCAGTTCCAGCTGATGGTCTGCACCGTCCTCGCGCGCCGCTGGGCGAAGCGCGCGGACCCGTGA